The Nicotiana tabacum cultivar K326 chromosome 5, ASM71507v2, whole genome shotgun sequence sequence TCATACTAAGAGTTGATGATTTTCCATAAAAAGGTTCCAACAATCTTCAAACTTACATGGCTCGGAGGTATGTGTTTTCCACTCAAAAGATCTAACAACATTGTCCCGAAGCTGTAAACTACACTTTCAGCTGTCACTCTTCATGGTACTAAAGAAAATGCCCGACTGCAATAAATTCATAAATTAATTAAGCAGCTGCCCATCCAAGCTAGGTTTTGCAGCAACTATAAGTCTAAAGTCACCGAAAGTCCACAGTATATAACACTAAACTGACAGTATAGAACACGAAACGGACTAAACGATCGCTTAAAGAGAGAAACATTTGACCTGTTCTCATGTACTCTGGAGGAGTGAAAGCCAAGTTTGTACTGTAACTTTTTCCATCTCTACTGTTCTTCATCAGGCCAAAGCAAGAGAGCCTAGGATCACCATCCTGGAGAAAGTAAACAAAATTAGAAGGCCACACAAATAGGATTAACAAACATAAGGGTAAAACCAATTTTACCTGATCAAATAAGATTCTGTAAGCATTAAGATCATGATATATTGCTCGACCCTTACTGCAGCAGTATTCCAAAGCTTGAGCTAAGTAAAAAGCGACCCTCAACCTCATCGCCCATTTCATAGGTTCGCTCTCCCCTATTGCATTTCATAGCAAATCAAATATCAGCTTTTGCCCTCAACTCATAAACTAATTAATTAGCCTTGTCAAGATATATATTACAACTAGGAATGCAGCCACCAAAGAAGAACATCAGTCTATTATTTCCCTTAGACTTCTAAATCATGAAAGTTTACAATTTAGACCACGTTCAACTTCGAGGAGTAATTAGATAATGCTCCTAGAGTCTACAACTCTGTTATAAAAGATTTAGGTATTACTATAAAAATGAAGACTTTCGGTGAAAACTCACAGTGAAATAAATGCTTTGCTAGGGTATCATTTGGCATGAACTCTGCTACGAGCAACCTTTGATCCCCTTCGCAGCAACATCCAAGTAGATTTGCCAGTCTCTCACTCCTCAGATTCCCCACTGCTTTAGCCTCATCCTATGTATTACATAAATGGTGTCCAAAACAAAGCTCAACAAGTTCATAAACCATACAAACTGGAAAAAGAAATTGGATAGACAGGAAGAAAACGTagtaataaaaaaagaaaattttggtgATGAAACAGTTGTAACATAAAATAAATACTTCCTCTATCTCAGCTTATATGACACTGATTCCTTATTAGTCCGTTCCTAAAAGAATGACGCACTTCTATATTTGAAAGCAATTTAACTTAGTCTTACTAACTTTCTTAAACTCATGCCGGGTCAAACTATGTTACATAAATTGGAATGCAGGTAGTAAACAAATGTGCTCTCTTTCAGCTTTTAGATAAGGTGGACACACACAATCACGGTATATTGCATTAGAGCAGGCTAAGGTCTAAGTCTGTGTCTCATTGCcacccatcaacaacaaatatTATGTCCAATAAAAAGAATCAAATCCATTAGCAAGGGGTGAGTTGTAGACCTAAATAACTAAATAAATGTGTCCCCTCTATCATCTATGGCTCTATGTGGTTACACAATTCAATTTAACAGAAGAAGTAATAGAGTTTAATCAAAAGCTAACCAAGAACTGGCGAGAATCAGGCCAAGCAGACCTATTGAAGCGTTTAACAGCAATAGAGTGACCATTCTGGAGCAGGCCTTTATAAACGACATTTGGGGCTTTCTCACCATGCTCAGACACTATATTATCCGCAGAAAATCCATCAGTTGCAATCATCAGCACATCTAGACTAAATTCAGTAAAACTCGGTAACGCGTTTTTCTCATTTTCCCCTCCATTCTCTGCACATTacaaaaacaagaaagaactcATCAACCCATTCACAGAGTCACATAAAAGCACAAAGAAATTGAaatatgtaaaaaagaaaaaaaaatacccaGATCAGAAAGATCGTGCAGAGATGGCTTGAGGTGGGAATGGCCGCAGCAGAAAAAGAATTTGGAACAGTGAACACCCATTTGACAGTGCAAAATGAAAACAGCAAATTCTATGAGATTTCTTGGAATAAACTTAGAACCTTTTCAAGCATTAGCAGAACAGAAGGGGTAGACTAAAAAAGTCTTTTTTCTTTCTATATAGTACTAGCTCTTTCTTGGGGACAAAGATAATTACTATGTGGGTATACAAAGAAAGGATATTTTGTTTAGCTATGCAAATTCTGTTTGTTTGGTCCTTTCAACAACATATAGAAAGGAGGAGTTTATATGGTCGAATGATGAAGAAGCAGTGATTTTCATGTGTCTAACTTTTCAGAGGAAGACGTGTTTGTGCTTTTGGAAAAGAGAATGACCTTTTCTACATTTATATACTAAATGTATCACTTTCTCACCGTGTCTGCTTTTTTGGTCTAACTTTTCTGCTTTTAGCTGCGCTTCAACTTCCTCATCATTCCTCTTTTGTGCTTCTACTGTTCCATTGTTTGATTTCTCTTCCAAATTTTCTTTCTGTAAAAGGTAAAATTAGTTCATATTTAttggcgtttggacataaaaattataaatttttaaaatagatgaaattttttttaagtgaaaatggtatttcaaatttagagttgtgtttggacatgaatataattttgggttgtttttgaaggataattaagggtgttcaaaacctaaccgaaaccgaagcttaatggcttattggtatcgggttaacggtttaacggatgAGGAAcgaattaaattttttattaacgACTTATCGGTTtaggggcggattattcaattttcttaatggataatccgttaacccgttaagtgtgtgtgtgtgtgtatatatatatatatatatatatataatttatttttatccatatatatattaaataatcaaaaccCTTCTTCCTCCAATACTCTATCAAAGTGAAttagaataaaagaaaacaaataaaaggaGTCATCTAACTGTGACAAAAGACAGAATTTGCTGTCTGAAACAAGATAACAACGCCAGTTACGCCACTGCTTCATCAACTTTGCCTGGGTTTTAAGGCATCCTAGAAAACGATACGTGGAGCCGAAAACAATCGGGTCCAAAAACAACGATCTCGAAGAGAATGGTATTTATAAAGGTCACCCGGtaacatttaatgaagaatattctatagcattaagtgcACGGTTCGTTAcagagaatatgacattcactgcctaccgttacacattcttcaatgaccctcataattatcatttaagaggaGTTTGATCCTATAACCTTGTTCCCTAAGTACAGCTACAAAATGGTGAGCTCCCCAACCATTGTAGCTGCCCAACCATTTTACTTTCTTACTTATTCATATTGTTATTATTTCCTCCGGAAGCTCGGCTCCCAAAATCAGGATTTCTGTTGTTTTATCTTAACTTCAAAGCTAAGTCTTacatttttgtttaatttattcatcattttaggatcaaatcgattcacttgtctataaatcacgtataaattcaattatacCGTTTGAGGGGTAAATACTTTCCCGCAAGAAATCTACTAGCACCGCgcttaattaaaaaatatatactcCTGTGTTTTTGAAATAAATTAACATGATTAATTGATAGGTTGTTTCACtttaattttttacttttaaagttaaattgtaaTGTTTACTGTAAGAATATTCAGAATTTTGAGTTCTATGAGTTAGAATTCAGGATTGTACCACAAATTCATTtgacttattaaatttaaattaatcACCTATTTAGGGACATTTTTAGCACTAGTATACTAATCCGAACCAAATCAATCATTGTTTTGATGAACCCATAAGTTACACTTTACGTCCGCCCCTGCTGGCAATAGTGGTGCCTGTATCTTGGTCAAGCTGATTCACAAGTTTTTATTATCCACTAAacatatatacaaaattaataaataaatgaaGGTTTAAGATAGCGGGTGGGATGAAAACGTAAGAAAGTGAAATGTGATAGAAATAAcaatttaattttcaaataaagtaaaaaaatatgaTGTGGCATAGATAATTTGAGCTGGATATTGTTGTCTCATTCACATAGTATATTTGAAGACCACACGAGGTTAGAGGGGTTTAAAAGAGTTGTTTTGAACGAtttgaaatatttaaataaaaattagtgAAGTACGGGACTGAAATTTTAAAACGGGACAAGTAGAGATATATCCGTTAGGAGAACCAACTCCTCTCCATTTTTCCAAATTCTCACTTGTCTCATCTTAATATCAATGGTTtaaatctaattaattaaagcaaactTTTAATCATTGTTAGATAATAGATTCTCTCATTTATTTGCTGCCAAAGATTTGGTAATCTCACAATTGGTTGCAGCAAATTCCATATTTTTGTAAATGCTTTTCCAAATATTTGGATATCGTATTGGAGATCactatattttctttcattttctaaatGCTTATTATTTTAGTCCCGCGAACTCATTTCAAATTTAATGAAACAATATGCTAAATCTTCATTTTCTCAGCTTAGTTAAATCTCTCCAATGTTTTCTGGGAAAAGGAATATAAATAATTGACATCTATAGGTCAACATATACGAGttataaacaacaacaaaaaaatatctGCAGTTAAATGAATTTAATGAGCGCAACAATTAGTAACTTTCTTTTCGTATATGTCGTTAAAGTTAAAAGAGATATATTCATTGTTTCTTGTTATCCACCACGATGGTTGGTGGCGCGGCTACCGTACAAGGATCAAGGGGAAAAACGTATAATAATTGATGATATTtgctttttaaataattttttagcaTTAGATTGTGATTAATTTATACTATGTATTTTTCCTTTCTCCAATTATGCAGACATGCAATCTATTTTGTTGAAGAAAGCTTGCTCCAGAATTATGAGATTATTGCCAAATATTtggaaaaatatttacaaaaaagaagaaaatttgtAGCTACAATTGTGGACTTGgcaaattttttataattaatatATCGGAGAATCTATTAAATCTAACTATAGTTAAGAGCTTGCTTTTATTAATTAGATTTAAACCGGTGATATTAAGATGGCACACATGTCACTCATCCAAGTGAGAACTCGGGGAAATGGAGACATTAGAAAATAGAGAGGAGTTGAACCCTCAGGCTAATTTTTGCCTTTcttaaaatatctttcaaaatgtTGACATCATTATATTGCTCTGAACAGGGATGACAATTTGAGTCCAAATTTATTTAAATCGTCTAGAAATTAATGGGTTGAGCTACAAATATTTTAGCTCATGGGTTTATTTGGGCTGATGCCAAGTTAACCCATCATTTTTATAGCTTATTTTGACCCATGAAATAGACCAAATACAACCCATGAAACTCAcccaaacaaaaggatctcaaccGAACTGAAAGCTTGTTTGGAAATTTATTTAGTTGCCCCATCATTAGTTTCGGTATCTAAGTTTAAAAATGAGAATCAAGGTATTTAAGTTTTAATGTAAATATGAATAATTTTGTAATTAAGTTGTAGTGAAATTTACTTATTTAGAAATAACataaaagatatttttcaacttaTAAATCTTAAATACTAATTTgttatttaagaaaatatattttgatcTCAAAATACTAATGGTATTTTTTCACCTTTTATACATAGGTGTATAAAAGGTAAAAGGCTTTGTTTATACAAGATGAACATGGTTCTAAAACATAGGTCAAGTTGGGCGGATTAGACTCCGACCTattgtttagcccatcttgactCAACCCATCTTAGTCCAAGTACACTTTGGGTTGGGTTGGACAATGATCCATTTATTAACCTAACCCATTTTGATTTGTCCAAATTCAACCCAACCCGCCCATTTGCTCCCTAGGTCTGAATCTTATTCTCTTAGGAGTGATTTTATTTTGTGCCTCTCACAACTGATACTAGTTGTGTAAGACCTTTTTTGTCTCATATATTTGTGGACTCATATGTTACACATCTGGGTCCACAGAATTCTGGGACCCACACAGTTGTGAGATAAACAAGAGGCCTCGTAGTATGAAACCATTTCCTCTTTATTGCCATTTGTGTGGAAATTAGGACCTCTTTTATATATGGTGTTACGAGGCAATGCTCCACAGATGTGAATGAACACTGCTCCGATCCATTCTTGGCCACGTCGACAGCAAAATGCAACAAATACAAAACATATCACAATAACATAGTAACACCAGAATAATAAGGACAAGAAGCGTCGATTAATGATGTGTACACTTCAATAAAAGTACCTTTCAAAGGATAAAAGTAGAAAAATGGATTTAGTTTGACAAATGAAATCTTCCTTTCGCAATTTTACGAAGTATCACCCATTAAGACTCGGtcaattttaattacttttaagACCCTGTCAAGTCAagtcattttcttttttattccatTTAGCCCATAGATAACTTTACATCTTCCACTATATCACAAAAGAATACAATTACTCCTTGACTTGGATAATGGTGACTTGACCTAGTAAAAAATATAGGAGGAAGAGGCCGAGATAGGAGCTGGCAAATCCAATTTCCAGAATGTTGAATAATTGATCTGAAGGTGTTGCATTACTGAATCTTGGACTGCTTCAAATGCCAGACACCCAAATTTTTACgctattcttatttatttatttatttatttatttatttatgttatctTTCTCTCTTTGTACTTTTGTCTCCTCCCTTCTTCTCCTCTAtgtattttcctttttccttttttactttaTATGTCCATAAACTGGATCAGATTGAAGGCAGCATAAGCGCAATTGTTAATATGTTATCGTCATTTGACCAGAATATCACGAATTCAAAATGTGAAAATAGTTTGTCGCAGACATTGAAGTTAAAACTACATGCAATAGATTTTAATATGGTCCAACCATTTTTCTGCATATAACAAAACCGTAGTGCGTGCACTTAATAATCAACACCACTTAACCTCATATCCCCTAAGAAAACAAGTAGGCCCATTCTGTTATTCCACTTATAATATGTATCACGACAAAGGTGTCAAGAGGACCCTCAATCCCCAAGTCGTTTTAAGTTTCAACCCCACTCCTACAGTATCTGAGTAAAGATGGACACAAAAACAGTGAGAACATCGGTCGTTAGACAGACAGACATACCCTAATCATGACAATTTATTCTCAAAATCTCACTCATATCAGACACTAAAATGTTAGGCTGTCAAGAGTATCAACAAAAGCAGCTGTTGACAGGCTATTGCAccctttgagaaaaatatacCAGAAAAAAATAGGGAATaacaaaaagaagagaaaaaaaaaagacacaaGAAATAGAATAAAAGGGTATAAAATCAAGCTTACAGAACCTATAcacattaaaatcatataaatgaATGTGATGTGTTTAATAATAGGCCGTCATCTATCTATGCTAAGCTGATGTGCTACCTTACAATAATTCACACatgacacaaaaaaaaaattaagttttaTGCGCACATTTTAaggcacaaaataaaataagttgCATGCAGTTGGAATGCAATTTGTGCCCCTAGACCATTTGCAACAAATAATTGCTTGTTACGTCATTATTAGCTTCATTATGATATTCACTCGATAATGGGGTATATAAAGAAAGGAGAAAAGGGCTATTGCGTATTTATAGTCTATTTGATCAAGTTTCTTTTTTTCTAAAAGTACTTCTttgcaaaagtactttttttaaaaaaaaattaagatgtTTGGCCTAATTTTTAAAGGGAAAAAAAGTAGATTATCTAGAAACAGAAATAATTTTTgagaaaacagaaaaaataatttcttcccaaaaatatttttttgaaaagtaattttgagAAAGATACTTAAAAGTAcattttaaaagtttgaccaaacactaattgctgcttaaaaatatttttcaaattaaatattcaaaaacaaACTACctatcaaaaatacttttttgagaagcacttttgagaaaattacttttttaaaaataaattgattttagaagtttggc is a genomic window containing:
- the LOC107789880 gene encoding serine/threonine-protein kinase BSK5 produces the protein MGVHCSKFFFCCGHSHLKPSLHDLSDLENGGENEKNALPSFTEFSLDVLMIATDGFSADNIVSEHGEKAPNVVYKGLLQNGHSIAVKRFNRSAWPDSRQFLDEAKAVGNLRSERLANLLGCCCEGDQRLLVAEFMPNDTLAKHLFHWESEPMKWAMRLRVAFYLAQALEYCCSKGRAIYHDLNAYRILFDQDGDPRLSCFGLMKNSRDGKSYSTNLAFTPPEYMRTGRVTAESVVYSFGTMLLDLLSGKHIPPSHALDLIRVKNFSTLMDSCLEGRISNDDGTELVRLATRSLQYEARERPNAKSLVNSLMTIQKETEVPSHVLLGIRHGTATPPQPLLLTTTGEACLRMDLTALHEILQKTGYKDDEGIANELSFQMWTNQMQETLNSKQQGDAAFRAKDSITAIECYTQFNDGGTMVSPTIYARRCLCYLMSDMAQEALGDAMQAQVISPEWPTAFYLQSVALFSLGMENDAQEALKQATKLEAKRNKN